One segment of Nocardioides sp. QY071 DNA contains the following:
- a CDS encoding MoaD/ThiS family protein, which translates to MAIEVRIPTILRTYTGGEKAVNADGGTLSALIDSLEANHPGIKERLLEISGDGVGLRRFVNIYINDEDVRFIGSLEAELSDGDQVVILPAVAGGAR; encoded by the coding sequence ATGGCCATCGAGGTCCGGATCCCGACCATCCTGCGCACCTACACCGGTGGCGAGAAGGCGGTCAACGCCGACGGCGGCACGCTGAGCGCGCTGATCGACTCCCTCGAGGCCAACCACCCCGGCATCAAGGAGCGACTCCTCGAGATCTCGGGCGACGGTGTTGGGCTGCGCCGGTTCGTCAACATCTACATCAACGACGAGGACGTCCGGTTCATCGGCAGCCTCGAGGCTGAGCTCTCCGACGGCGACCAGGTCGTCATCCTGCCGGCCGTCGCCGGCGGCGCTCGCTGA
- a CDS encoding ATP-binding protein, whose amino-acid sequence MNPLRWRRGELTLAAKVLLLQLLVIVVLLTAVGVLSIRQSNADFAEERGAQMRSLAEYVAVQDFVRTALEEVRGGTELWQVTADLTSYAERGVRLSGATDVLVVGPDGTVLAATDASRVGKQADLGRGDVAAGRGGTVDVVAGGERRVAAYAPVIADLPGDNGAVGAIVAEAAYPSLGDQLAEAVPELGLFLGLGALLGLVGTWLVARVVRRSTRGLGTTELAHLADHREALLHAIREGVVGVGTDGRVTAMNDAARATLGLDAGPDPVGRGVDELGLDPHVVALLTGEGAEVRDALALVGTRVVVFNRGDASSGGRGIGTVTTLRDRTELVSLQSQLSSNLSITDTLRAQTHEFDNRLHTISGLVQLGEYDEVATLVGTLTRHRAEVGEHVAKRLADPAVAALVVAKHAVAEERGVALELDPGSRLPALAPDESADLTTVLGNLVDNAVDACAGRPDPLVEVWVHAEAGAVHVRVRDNGPGIPDELRDAIFVRGFSTKEEVLGGRGIGLPLVRLICAQRGGEVVVDDADPEEDGEHDSGAEFRVVLPIGGAIGQDGRP is encoded by the coding sequence ATGAACCCGCTGCGCTGGCGTCGCGGAGAGCTGACCCTGGCGGCGAAGGTGCTGCTCCTGCAGCTGCTCGTGATCGTCGTGCTGCTCACGGCCGTCGGCGTGCTGAGCATCCGCCAGTCGAACGCCGACTTCGCCGAGGAGCGCGGTGCGCAGATGCGCTCGCTGGCGGAGTACGTCGCCGTGCAGGACTTCGTCCGCACCGCGCTCGAGGAGGTCCGCGGCGGCACCGAGCTGTGGCAGGTGACGGCCGACCTCACGTCGTACGCCGAGCGCGGGGTGCGCCTGTCCGGTGCGACCGACGTGCTCGTGGTCGGTCCCGACGGCACCGTCCTCGCCGCCACCGACGCGAGCCGGGTCGGGAAGCAGGCCGACCTGGGGCGCGGCGACGTGGCGGCCGGCCGCGGGGGCACCGTCGACGTCGTGGCCGGCGGAGAGCGGCGGGTGGCGGCGTACGCACCCGTCATCGCGGATCTGCCCGGCGACAACGGCGCGGTCGGCGCGATCGTGGCGGAGGCGGCGTACCCCTCCCTGGGTGACCAGCTCGCTGAGGCGGTCCCCGAGCTGGGCCTGTTCCTGGGGCTCGGCGCGCTGCTCGGCCTGGTCGGCACCTGGCTGGTCGCGCGCGTCGTACGGCGCTCGACGCGGGGCCTCGGCACCACCGAGCTGGCCCACCTCGCCGACCACCGCGAGGCGCTGCTGCACGCCATCCGCGAAGGCGTCGTCGGCGTCGGCACCGACGGCCGGGTGACCGCGATGAACGACGCGGCCCGCGCCACGCTCGGGCTGGACGCCGGCCCCGACCCGGTCGGGCGCGGCGTCGACGAGCTCGGCCTCGACCCCCACGTCGTCGCCCTGCTGACCGGCGAGGGAGCAGAGGTCCGCGACGCGCTCGCCCTCGTCGGCACCCGCGTGGTCGTGTTCAACCGCGGCGACGCCTCCTCCGGGGGGCGCGGCATCGGCACCGTCACCACGCTGCGCGACCGCACCGAGCTGGTGTCGCTGCAGAGCCAGCTCAGCTCCAACCTGTCGATCACCGACACCCTGCGGGCGCAGACCCACGAGTTCGACAACCGGCTGCACACGATCTCCGGACTGGTCCAGCTGGGGGAGTACGACGAGGTGGCGACCCTGGTCGGCACCCTCACCAGGCACCGCGCCGAGGTGGGCGAGCACGTCGCGAAGCGGCTCGCCGATCCCGCGGTCGCGGCCCTGGTGGTCGCCAAGCACGCGGTCGCCGAGGAGCGCGGGGTCGCCCTCGAGCTCGACCCCGGCTCCCGGCTGCCCGCGCTGGCGCCCGACGAGAGTGCCGACCTGACCACGGTCCTCGGCAACCTGGTCGACAACGCGGTCGACGCGTGTGCCGGCCGGCCGGACCCGCTGGTCGAGGTGTGGGTGCACGCCGAGGCCGGCGCGGTCCACGTGCGGGTCCGCGACAACGGCCCCGGCATCCCCGACGAGCTGCGCGACGCGATCTTCGTGCGCGGCTTCTCCACCAAGGAGGAGGTGCTCGGCGGGCGCGGCATCGGGCTGCCGCTGGTCCGGCTGATCTGTGCCCAGCGCGGCGGCGAGGTCGTCGTCGACGACGCCGATCCCGAGGAGGACGGCGAGCACGACAGCGGCGCCGAGTTCCGCGTGGTGCTCCCCATCGGCGGCGCCATCGGTCAGGATGGGCGACCGTGA
- a CDS encoding fatty acid desaturase, with protein sequence MTAIDERPQPPTPRATMGGDTQGFWERLALGLFIAVPFVAFLAAIPVAWGGWLGWSDVVITFVMYGLTLHGVTVGYHRLFTHKSFKPNRAVKITLAVLGSMAIEGPVIRWVADHRKHHKYSDKDGDPHSPWRYGNSLRGLTKGFVWAHVGWLFDPEQTPIDKYAPDLAKDRDLLRISRLFWLWVLTSILLPPVLGALLTWSWQGALTAFFWGTVVRIGLIHHVTWSINSICHTLGERPFASRDFSGNVWWLAIPSGGESWHNLHHADPTSARHGVKRFQLDTSARIIWVLEKLGWARDVRWPTAERIRAKSVA encoded by the coding sequence GTGACCGCGATCGACGAGCGTCCGCAGCCGCCGACCCCCAGGGCCACCATGGGTGGCGACACCCAGGGCTTCTGGGAACGGCTCGCGCTCGGGCTGTTCATCGCCGTCCCGTTCGTCGCCTTCCTGGCCGCCATCCCCGTCGCGTGGGGCGGTTGGCTCGGCTGGAGCGACGTCGTGATCACCTTCGTGATGTACGGCCTGACCCTGCACGGCGTCACGGTCGGCTACCACCGGCTCTTCACGCACAAGTCGTTCAAGCCCAACCGGGCCGTGAAGATCACGCTCGCGGTCCTGGGCTCGATGGCGATCGAGGGGCCCGTGATCCGCTGGGTCGCCGACCACCGCAAGCACCACAAGTACTCCGACAAGGACGGCGACCCGCACTCGCCGTGGCGCTACGGCAACAGCCTGCGCGGTCTCACCAAGGGCTTCGTGTGGGCGCATGTCGGCTGGCTGTTCGACCCCGAGCAGACCCCGATCGACAAGTACGCCCCCGACCTCGCCAAGGACCGCGACCTGCTGCGCATCTCCCGGCTGTTCTGGCTGTGGGTGCTGACCTCGATCCTGCTCCCGCCGGTCCTCGGTGCCCTGCTCACCTGGTCGTGGCAGGGCGCGCTGACCGCCTTCTTCTGGGGCACGGTGGTGCGCATCGGCCTGATCCACCACGTCACGTGGTCGATCAACTCGATCTGCCACACCCTCGGTGAGCGGCCGTTCGCCTCCCGCGACTTCTCCGGCAACGTGTGGTGGCTCGCCATCCCGTCCGGCGGCGAGTCCTGGCACAACCTCCACCACGCCGACCCGACCTCGGCCCGCCACGGCGTGAAGAGGTTCCAGCTCGACACCTCGGCGCGCATCATCTGGGTGCTGGAGAAGCTGGGTTGGGCGCGCGACGTGCGCTGGCCGACGGCCGAGCGGATCCGCGCCAAGTCCGTGGCGTGA
- a CDS encoding M67 family metallopeptidase — translation MLQIDQATYDAIVEHAKRDHPVEACGMVAGPIGSDRPARLIEMVNAAGSPTFYEYDSTDLLRLYRELDDRDEEPVVIYHSHSATEAYPSVTDINLASEPGAHYVLVSTREHGNNPGPVEFRSYRIVDGVVTEEEVTVASSTEAAEESS, via the coding sequence GTGTTGCAGATCGACCAGGCGACGTACGACGCCATCGTGGAGCACGCCAAGCGGGACCACCCGGTCGAGGCGTGCGGGATGGTCGCGGGCCCGATCGGGAGCGACCGGCCGGCGCGGCTGATCGAGATGGTGAACGCGGCGGGCAGCCCGACCTTCTACGAGTACGACTCGACCGACCTGCTCCGCCTCTACCGCGAGCTGGACGACCGCGACGAGGAGCCGGTGGTGATCTACCACTCGCACTCCGCGACCGAGGCGTACCCCAGCGTGACCGACATCAACCTGGCCAGCGAGCCCGGAGCGCACTACGTGCTGGTCAGCACGCGCGAGCACGGGAATAACCCCGGCCCGGTGGAGTTCAGGTCCTACAGAATCGTCGACGGCGTCGTGACCGAGGAAGAGGTCACGGTCGCCAGCAGCACCGAAGCAGCAGAGGAGAGCAGCTGA
- a CDS encoding tripartite tricarboxylate transporter permease: MDLLLDGFQTALTPENLLFAALGVLLGTAVGVLPGIGPAMTLALLLPVTYSVGADSAIIMFAGIYYGGMYGGSTTSILLNTPGESSSVITAIEGNKMAKAGRAAQALATAAIGSFVAGSIATVLLWIVTPQVADIVVTLGSPSYFALMVLALFAVTAVLGSSKLRGFIALFLGLAIGLVGTSTGQARLTFGEPLLADGIDIVVVAVALFAIGEALWVAAHLRRKPLEIIPVGQPWMSRSDWARSWKPWLRGTAFGFPFGALPAGGAELPTFLSYATEKKLTKHPEEFGKGAIEGVAGPEAANNASAAGTLVPLLALGLPTTATAAIMLVALQGYGFQTGPTLMDDHPDLVWGLLASLFVANALLLVLNLPMAPLWARLLRIPRPYLYAGILFFASLGAYSVNFQAFDLALLLAIGVLGFFMRRFGIPVLPLIIGVILGPKLEDQLTTALKISQGDVSTLWSEPVAVVVYVVMALLLVAMTVAGLRKPADTTHPQDEKELVER; this comes from the coding sequence ATGGACCTGCTGCTCGACGGCTTCCAGACCGCCCTCACTCCGGAGAACCTGCTCTTCGCCGCCCTCGGCGTGCTGCTCGGCACCGCCGTCGGCGTGCTGCCCGGCATCGGCCCGGCGATGACCCTGGCCCTGCTGCTGCCGGTGACCTACAGCGTCGGCGCCGACAGCGCGATCATCATGTTCGCAGGCATCTACTACGGCGGCATGTACGGCGGATCGACCACCTCGATCCTGCTCAACACCCCCGGCGAGTCCTCGTCGGTCATCACGGCGATCGAGGGCAACAAGATGGCGAAGGCGGGTCGAGCGGCCCAAGCCCTCGCCACCGCCGCGATCGGCTCGTTCGTGGCCGGCAGCATCGCGACGGTGCTGCTGTGGATCGTGACCCCGCAGGTGGCCGACATCGTCGTCACGCTCGGCTCGCCGTCGTACTTCGCCCTGATGGTGCTGGCCCTCTTCGCCGTCACCGCGGTGCTCGGATCCTCCAAGCTGCGCGGCTTCATCGCGCTCTTCCTCGGCCTGGCGATCGGCCTGGTCGGCACCAGCACCGGCCAGGCACGACTGACCTTCGGCGAGCCGCTGCTGGCCGACGGCATCGACATCGTCGTGGTCGCCGTCGCGCTGTTCGCGATCGGCGAGGCGCTGTGGGTCGCCGCCCACCTGCGCCGCAAGCCGCTGGAGATCATCCCCGTCGGCCAGCCGTGGATGAGCCGGTCCGACTGGGCACGGTCGTGGAAGCCGTGGCTGCGCGGCACCGCCTTCGGCTTCCCGTTCGGCGCGCTTCCGGCCGGTGGCGCCGAGCTGCCGACCTTCCTGTCGTACGCCACCGAGAAGAAGCTGACCAAGCACCCGGAGGAGTTCGGCAAGGGCGCGATCGAGGGCGTCGCCGGCCCGGAGGCCGCCAACAACGCCTCCGCTGCGGGCACCCTGGTCCCGCTGCTCGCGCTCGGCCTGCCGACCACGGCGACCGCCGCGATCATGCTCGTCGCCCTGCAGGGCTACGGGTTCCAGACCGGTCCGACCCTGATGGACGACCACCCCGACCTGGTCTGGGGCCTGCTCGCCAGCCTGTTCGTCGCCAACGCGCTGCTGCTCGTCCTCAACCTGCCGATGGCCCCGCTGTGGGCGCGACTGCTGCGGATCCCCCGGCCCTACCTGTACGCCGGCATCCTCTTCTTCGCCTCGCTCGGCGCCTACAGCGTGAACTTCCAGGCGTTCGACCTGGCGCTGCTGCTGGCGATCGGCGTGCTCGGCTTCTTCATGCGCCGCTTCGGGATCCCGGTGCTGCCGCTGATCATCGGGGTCATCCTCGGCCCCAAGCTCGAGGACCAGCTGACCACCGCGCTGAAGATCTCCCAGGGCGACGTCAGCACCCTGTGGAGCGAACCGGTGGCCGTCGTCGTCTACGTGGTGATGGCCCTGCTGCTCGTCGCCATGACCGTCGCCGGTCTCCGCAAGCCCGCCGACACCACCCACCCGCAGGACGAGAAGGAGCTGGTCGAGCGATGA
- a CDS encoding universal stress protein has translation MSIVVAYSADRYGAAALEHAADLARKDRTRLVVVNATLGSSLVDNRFAHDADIAALRDRLVADGLDVVVRHDVVDDVAEAVVAAADEEQATLIVVGIRHRTPVGKLLLGSVAQRIILEAHCPVLAVKPAG, from the coding sequence ATGAGCATCGTGGTCGCCTACAGCGCGGACCGGTACGGCGCAGCTGCCCTCGAGCACGCCGCCGACCTCGCCCGCAAGGACCGCACCCGCCTGGTCGTCGTCAACGCGACGCTCGGCAGCAGCCTGGTCGACAACCGCTTCGCGCACGACGCGGACATCGCCGCGCTGCGGGACCGGCTCGTCGCGGACGGTCTCGACGTCGTCGTACGCCACGACGTCGTGGACGACGTCGCCGAGGCGGTCGTCGCCGCGGCCGACGAGGAGCAGGCCACGCTGATCGTGGTCGGCATCCGGCACCGTACGCCGGTCGGGAAGCTGCTGCTCGGCAGCGTGGCGCAGCGGATCATCCTGGAGGCGCACTGTCCGGTGCTGGCGGTGAAGCCGGCGGGCTGA
- a CDS encoding DUF1697 domain-containing protein: MPTYVAFLRAINLGPNRKFAKADIVAATEAAGGADVLTHINTGNVRLTTPLRSRAKVEAALEKAYLAQAGFEVPTIVYTPAELRAVAADARELTASRPDVERHYVYLLKGEPAPARVAELEARSDEVNAAVVRHRAVHLLLGPGYQAGAVDPFKCEKALQVVATNRNFNVVTTLADKWCS; encoded by the coding sequence ATGCCGACCTACGTCGCCTTCCTGCGCGCCATCAACCTCGGGCCGAACCGCAAGTTCGCCAAGGCCGACATCGTCGCCGCGACCGAGGCCGCCGGCGGCGCCGACGTGCTGACCCACATCAACACCGGCAACGTCCGGCTGACCACGCCGCTGCGCTCGCGCGCCAAGGTGGAGGCCGCGCTGGAGAAGGCCTACCTGGCGCAGGCCGGGTTCGAGGTGCCGACCATCGTCTACACGCCGGCCGAGCTCAGGGCCGTCGCGGCGGATGCGCGGGAGCTGACGGCGTCCCGCCCGGACGTGGAGCGGCACTACGTCTACCTGCTCAAGGGCGAGCCCGCCCCTGCCCGGGTCGCCGAGCTGGAGGCGCGCAGCGACGAGGTCAACGCGGCCGTCGTACGACACCGGGCGGTGCACCTGCTGCTCGGCCCGGGCTACCAGGCAGGCGCGGTGGACCCGTTCAAGTGCGAGAAGGCGCTGCAGGTGGTGGCCACCAACCGGAACTTCAACGTCGTCACGACTCTGGCCGACAAGTGGTGCTCGTGA
- a CDS encoding response regulator has protein sequence MNRALQVLVVDDDFMVARIHGRFVEQTDGFEVVGTARTGGEALELAAALQPDLVLLDVHLPDLSGLEVLERLRGQSREQGRDVAVVMVTAERGAAAVRAALHGGAMQYLVKPFEYDDLADRLRRVAATLATLPGGGGGGHEEEVDQATIDRAFGAGPQGVVPQGLPKGLSPETADLVLEAARAAGEISASETADAVGLSRVTARRYLEHFVDIGTAEVRLQYGGTGRPERRYRIPT, from the coding sequence GTGAACCGGGCGCTGCAGGTCCTCGTCGTCGACGACGACTTCATGGTCGCGCGCATCCACGGCCGGTTCGTCGAGCAGACCGACGGATTCGAGGTCGTCGGCACCGCCCGCACCGGCGGCGAGGCGCTCGAGCTCGCCGCCGCACTGCAGCCCGACCTGGTGCTCCTCGACGTGCACCTGCCCGACCTGTCCGGCCTCGAGGTGCTCGAGCGGCTGCGCGGCCAGTCCCGCGAGCAGGGCCGCGACGTCGCGGTCGTCATGGTCACCGCCGAACGCGGCGCCGCCGCCGTCCGCGCCGCCCTCCACGGCGGCGCCATGCAGTACCTCGTCAAGCCCTTCGAGTACGACGACCTCGCCGACCGCCTGCGCCGGGTCGCGGCCACGCTGGCCACCCTGCCGGGCGGCGGTGGCGGCGGGCACGAGGAGGAGGTCGACCAGGCGACGATCGACCGGGCCTTCGGGGCGGGTCCGCAGGGCGTCGTACCGCAGGGACTGCCGAAGGGACTGAGCCCCGAGACCGCCGACCTCGTGCTCGAGGCGGCGCGGGCGGCGGGGGAGATCTCGGCGTCGGAGACCGCGGACGCGGTGGGCCTGTCGCGGGTGACCGCGCGGCGCTATCTCGAGCACTTCGTCGACATCGGCACCGCCGAGGTCCGGCTGCAGTACGGCGGCACTGGACGGCCCGAGCGCAGGTACCGGATCCCCACGTAG
- a CDS encoding DUF2017 domain-containing protein: MTSGFVRHRRSKRAIATFSVFEADLLRSLAGQLVELLHNESAVAATERDPLEALLDFSGPTTEPEDPVLRRLFPNAYQGDDEAAGEFRRYTEGALRDGKARAAASVIDVLEEAGLPPEPTGEDLTIDVELDPETALVWMRSFTDLRLALGTRLEVEEGDEDYWYDLPDDDPRAQAHHIYEWLGFLQETLVAAVR; the protein is encoded by the coding sequence GTGACCTCTGGATTCGTCCGGCACCGCCGGAGCAAGCGCGCCATCGCGACCTTCTCGGTGTTCGAGGCCGACCTGCTGCGCTCCCTGGCCGGCCAGCTGGTCGAGCTGCTGCACAACGAGTCGGCCGTCGCCGCCACCGAGCGTGACCCGCTCGAGGCGCTCCTCGACTTCTCCGGCCCCACCACCGAGCCCGAGGACCCGGTGCTGCGCCGGCTCTTCCCCAACGCCTACCAGGGCGACGACGAGGCGGCCGGCGAGTTCCGCCGCTACACCGAGGGCGCGCTGCGCGACGGCAAGGCCCGCGCCGCGGCGTCGGTCATCGACGTCCTCGAGGAGGCCGGGTTGCCGCCCGAGCCCACCGGCGAGGACCTCACCATCGACGTCGAGCTCGACCCCGAGACCGCGCTGGTCTGGATGCGCTCCTTCACCGACCTGCGCCTCGCCCTCGGCACCCGCCTCGAGGTCGAGGAGGGCGACGAGGACTACTGGTACGACCTGCCCGACGACGACCCGCGCGCCCAGGCGCACCACATCTACGAGTGGCTGGGCTTCCTGCAGGAGACGCTGGTCGCCGCGGTGCGCTGA
- a CDS encoding tripartite tricarboxylate transporter TctB family protein, with amino-acid sequence MSATTNEPTRLVDKAQYGLAAFLGLAGGYVLLDAAGLEDGFADQPVQPYTLPYVVGAGLVILGILLAVATARGDRPEAEEGEDIDLTQGTDVRTVGLLALVLVANIALIDVLGWAITGALLFAGSAVVLGSRSWVRDLAVGVALSVGSWYGFYVGLGIPIPAGILDGVL; translated from the coding sequence ATGAGCGCGACCACCAACGAACCCACCCGCCTGGTCGACAAGGCCCAGTACGGCCTGGCCGCCTTCCTCGGCCTCGCCGGGGGCTACGTCCTCCTCGACGCCGCAGGGCTCGAGGACGGCTTCGCCGACCAGCCGGTCCAGCCCTACACGCTGCCGTACGTCGTCGGCGCCGGGCTGGTGATCCTCGGGATCCTGCTCGCCGTCGCCACCGCGCGCGGCGACCGGCCCGAGGCCGAGGAGGGCGAGGACATCGACCTCACCCAGGGCACCGACGTGCGCACGGTGGGGCTGCTGGCCCTCGTGCTCGTGGCCAACATCGCGCTGATCGACGTCCTTGGCTGGGCCATCACCGGCGCGCTGCTGTTCGCCGGCTCCGCCGTCGTCCTCGGCAGCCGCAGCTGGGTGCGCGACCTCGCCGTCGGCGTCGCCCTGTCGGTCGGCAGCTGGTACGGCTTCTACGTCGGCCTCGGGATCCCGATCCCCGCCGGCATCCTGGACGGAGTGCTCTGA
- a CDS encoding tripartite tricarboxylate transporter substrate-binding protein, with protein sequence MHRPGRALVALLVALALAVVASGCGVTRGSDDPSNRRLRMMIPNSVGGGYDLTGRAAARAMEDNDLTGRFEITNVQGASGTVAMQRLVNEKGADDLMMIMGLGVVGAVYTNKSSATPLKMTPIARLVEEQEGILVPADSPFKTVDDLVAAWKKDPGGLTVGGGSSNGGPDHLFPMQLADTIGVDPKQVNYISYDGGGPLTTALLGAKIDVGMSGLGEFEGQIKDGKLRVLAVSGAERLDGVDAPTLTESGVDLVFTNWRGVLAPPGISEAQRDYLTELLTEMHDTAEWKDALEANGWTDNFATGKEFEDFLAEQDDRVADTLKELGLA encoded by the coding sequence ATGCATCGCCCAGGACGTGCGCTCGTCGCGCTCCTCGTCGCGCTGGCGCTCGCGGTCGTCGCGAGCGGGTGCGGCGTCACCCGCGGCTCGGACGACCCGAGCAACCGGCGGCTGCGGATGATGATCCCCAACAGCGTCGGCGGCGGCTACGACCTCACCGGCCGTGCCGCGGCGCGCGCCATGGAGGACAACGATCTCACCGGCCGCTTCGAGATCACCAACGTGCAGGGCGCGAGCGGCACGGTCGCGATGCAGCGCCTGGTCAACGAGAAGGGCGCCGACGACCTCATGATGATCATGGGGCTCGGCGTGGTCGGCGCGGTCTACACCAACAAGTCCAGCGCCACCCCGCTGAAGATGACGCCGATCGCCCGGCTCGTCGAGGAGCAGGAGGGCATCCTGGTGCCCGCCGACTCGCCGTTCAAGACGGTCGACGACCTGGTGGCGGCCTGGAAGAAGGACCCGGGCGGCCTCACCGTCGGCGGCGGCTCCAGCAACGGCGGGCCCGACCACCTGTTCCCGATGCAGCTGGCCGACACGATCGGGGTCGACCCGAAGCAGGTCAACTACATCTCCTACGACGGCGGCGGCCCCCTCACGACCGCGCTCCTGGGCGCCAAGATCGATGTCGGCATGTCCGGCCTCGGCGAGTTCGAGGGCCAGATCAAGGACGGCAAGCTGCGTGTCCTCGCCGTCTCGGGCGCCGAGCGCCTCGACGGCGTCGACGCGCCGACCCTCACCGAGTCGGGCGTCGACCTGGTGTTCACCAACTGGCGCGGGGTGCTCGCTCCGCCCGGGATCTCCGAGGCCCAGCGGGACTACCTCACCGAGCTGTTGACCGAGATGCACGACACGGCCGAGTGGAAGGACGCCCTCGAGGCCAACGGCTGGACCGACAACTTCGCCACCGGCAAGGAGTTCGAGGACTTCCTCGCCGAGCAGGACGACCGCGTCGCCGACACCCTGAAGGAGCTGGGACTCGCATGA
- a CDS encoding DUF3152 domain-containing protein: MRILLGLLLALSTWLVAPVVSVASADAGAPQVRVEQQAEPRVIRYSVRVRGEIGRKTRREFRVLAQETYDDPRGWSGKRPGLRFKQVKRGGAFTLWLSRARLVPSFSSACSAQWSCRVGRNVIINLDRWRGASPAWKKADLPLRDYQHMVVNHETGHWLGYRHASCPRPGALAPVMMQQSKGTGGCRLNPWPTKAELRRR; encoded by the coding sequence GTGAGGATCCTCCTGGGCCTGCTGCTGGCCCTGTCCACCTGGCTGGTCGCACCCGTCGTCTCCGTCGCCTCCGCCGACGCCGGCGCCCCGCAGGTGCGCGTCGAGCAGCAGGCCGAGCCGCGAGTGATCCGCTACTCGGTGCGGGTGCGCGGCGAGATCGGTCGCAAGACCCGACGGGAGTTCCGGGTCCTCGCGCAGGAGACGTACGACGACCCGCGCGGCTGGTCCGGCAAGCGGCCCGGCCTGCGGTTCAAGCAGGTGAAGCGCGGTGGCGCGTTCACGCTGTGGCTGTCCCGGGCGCGCCTGGTGCCGAGCTTCTCGAGCGCGTGCAGCGCCCAGTGGTCGTGCCGCGTGGGTCGCAACGTGATCATCAACCTCGACCGGTGGCGCGGTGCGTCACCGGCGTGGAAGAAGGCGGACCTGCCGCTGCGCGACTACCAGCACATGGTCGTCAACCACGAGACCGGCCACTGGCTCGGCTACCGCCACGCGTCGTGCCCGCGACCCGGCGCCCTCGCCCCCGTGATGATGCAGCAGTCGAAGGGCACCGGCGGCTGCCGGCTCAACCCGTGGCCGACGAAGGCCGAGCTGCGCCGGCGCTGA
- the clpS gene encoding ATP-dependent Clp protease adapter ClpS: MTLADTPWVTVVWNDPVNLMSYVTFVFQKHFGYGKKKAEKLMMEVHEDGRSVVSSGTREEMERDVQAMHEYGLWATLSKAE, translated from the coding sequence ATCACGCTCGCCGACACCCCCTGGGTGACGGTGGTGTGGAACGACCCCGTGAACCTGATGTCGTACGTCACCTTCGTCTTCCAGAAGCACTTCGGCTACGGCAAGAAGAAGGCCGAGAAGCTGATGATGGAGGTCCACGAGGACGGCAGGTCCGTCGTCAGCAGCGGCACCCGCGAGGAGATGGAGCGCGACGTGCAGGCCATGCACGAGTACGGCCTGTGGGCGACCCTGTCGAAAGCCGAATGA
- a CDS encoding pyridoxal-phosphate dependent enzyme: MVRYDSLLTSVGNTPLVGLPRLSAPFNTPGAPDSPEVRIWAKLEDRNPTGSIKDRPALKMIEEAEKDGTLRPGCTILEPTSGNTGISIAMAAKLKGYRCVFVMPENTSEERRQLLRMWGAEIVSSPAAGGSNEAVRVAKQIAAEHPDWVMLYQYGNAANALAHEEGTGPELLADLPSITHFVAGLGTTGTLMGVSRFFRRAQPDVKIVAAEPRYGELVYGLRNLDEGFVPELYDAELIDSRFSVGPRDAVRRVRELLELEGIFAGISTGAILHAALGQAAKAVKAGEAADIAFVVADGGWKYLSTGAYEGTVDEAEDRLEGQLWA; this comes from the coding sequence ATGGTGCGCTACGACAGTCTCCTGACCTCCGTCGGCAACACGCCGCTGGTGGGGCTGCCGCGACTGTCGGCGCCGTTCAACACGCCCGGCGCCCCCGACAGCCCGGAGGTGCGGATCTGGGCCAAGCTCGAGGACCGCAACCCCACCGGCTCGATCAAGGACCGCCCGGCCCTGAAGATGATCGAGGAGGCCGAGAAGGACGGGACACTTCGTCCGGGTTGCACGATCCTCGAGCCGACGTCCGGAAACACCGGCATCTCGATCGCGATGGCGGCCAAGCTCAAGGGCTACCGCTGCGTGTTCGTGATGCCGGAGAACACCTCCGAGGAGCGGCGCCAGCTGCTGCGGATGTGGGGCGCCGAGATCGTCTCCTCGCCCGCGGCCGGCGGCTCCAACGAGGCCGTGCGCGTCGCCAAGCAGATCGCGGCCGAGCACCCCGACTGGGTGATGCTCTACCAGTACGGCAACGCCGCCAACGCCCTCGCCCACGAGGAGGGCACCGGTCCCGAGCTGCTCGCCGACCTGCCCTCGATCACCCACTTCGTCGCGGGTCTGGGCACCACCGGCACCCTGATGGGCGTCTCCCGGTTCTTCCGCCGCGCCCAGCCCGACGTGAAGATCGTCGCCGCCGAGCCCCGCTACGGCGAGCTCGTCTACGGCCTGCGCAACCTCGACGAGGGCTTCGTCCCCGAGCTCTACGACGCCGAGCTGATCGACAGCCGCTTCTCGGTCGGCCCGCGCGACGCCGTACGACGCGTTCGCGAGCTGCTCGAGCTCGAGGGCATCTTCGCCGGCATCTCCACCGGAGCGATCCTGCACGCCGCGCTCGGCCAGGCCGCCAAGGCGGTCAAGGCAGGCGAGGCCGCCGACATCGCGTTCGTGGTCGCCGACGGTGGCTGGAAGTACCTCTCCACCGGCGCCTACGAGGGCACCGTCGACGAGGCCGAGGACCGGCTCGAAGGCCAGCTCTGGGCCTAG